One stretch of Pelmatolapia mariae isolate MD_Pm_ZW linkage group LG3_W, Pm_UMD_F_2, whole genome shotgun sequence DNA includes these proteins:
- the LOC134616831 gene encoding E3 ubiquitin-protein ligase TRIM35-like, with protein MASRSEDDLCCPVCQEVFRDPVILSCGHSFCKDCLRKWWSERTTHECPVCKRSPGNDPLVNLALKNLCESFLQERDQRALKALCSLHSQKLKLFCLDHQQPVCLICRDSEKHTKHRFRPIDEAAQQHRKRLQETLESLKKKLKVCAERQVKFDKTVKHIKVEARHTETRIKEKFKKFRQFLAEEEEARLAALREEEEQKSGMMTEKMEALSRHIAALSDAVRATEEELRAEDV; from the coding sequence atggcttcCAGATCAGAGGACGATCTCTGCTGTCCGGTGTGTCAGGAGGTCTTCAGAGATCCTGTTATTCTGTCATGTGgccacagcttctgtaaagaCTGTCTGAGGAAATGGTGGAGTGAGAGAACAACACATGAGTGTCCAGTTTGTAAAAGATCTCCAGGGAATGATCCACTTGTAAACCTGGCTTTAAAGAACCTGTGTGAGTCGTTTTTACAGGAGAGAGATCAGAGAGCTTTAAAggctctctgcagtctgcactctcagaaactcaaactcttctgtctggaccatcagcagccagtgtgtctcatctgcagagactcagaaaaacacaccaagcacagattcagacccatcgatgaagctgcacaacaacacagGAAGAGACTTCAGGAAACTCTGGAGTCCTTAAAGAAGAAGTTGAAGGTTTGTGCAGAACGTCAAGTGAAGtttgataaaacagtaaaacacattAAGGTCGAGGCCCGACACACAGAGACTCGGATTAAGGAGAAGTTTAAGAAGTTTCGCCAGtttctagcagaggaagaggaggccaggctggctgcactgagggaggaagaggagcagaagagtgggatgatgacggagaagatggaggctctgagcagaCACATAGCTGCTCTTTCAGACgcagtcagagccacagaggaggagctgagagctgaagacgtcTGA